The genomic DNA TCATTATGGAAGATGGAGAACTGGTTCCATTTCATCTCGGAAATTACTAGTGTAGAATAGGTTTGTAAATCCTGCAGAAATAGATCGTATTTTGCCTTGTAGTTGATCAGGCCAGCTTGACTCATGGGAATTCCCATGGACTCGGTTTCTTGGTACTGTTTCCATATGTATGAGTCCCAAACTTTCCAATCAAAACTTGAAGCAGATATATCAGTTCCAGAAGTGACGGAACGGATATTCTTCTTATTACGCTGTAAGATGGTGAATATGTTATAAAGAATGAAGTTTTTACAGAACTCGTTCTTCAACTGGCTCATGGAAAAGTCGTTTGATAACACTGTGGCTCTCAGTACGTCACCAGGACATGTTCTATCCTTGGTTGTTTGTTTGCTCCACAGTGTCTTCTGGCTAATGGAACCATTTAGGAGTTGTCTTAAGGTATTAATGTTGCCATTTGCCACTTGCTTCGCTGTGCCTTTTGTATCTGAGTGAAACGGTTTACCCTTTTCATCCTCTAGCAAACGACCGCTGTTAGCTTTATCgattcttgttttctcaTTTGGGCTACAAAGTGGTGAGATTAACTTTGTTTTCAGCTTATCTACCTCGGTAACGAAAAACCTCTGGTGCTCTTCCACAAAGTAGGGGAAGATACCAATACCATCAAATTCGCCAATTTCTGTGTCGTCAGTAATCTCGAAAAGTGGCAAAGGTTTTGCATTAGCGGGGTTAACAAACACGGGCACTTGTCCATCATTTTGCTTCAGGAGTCTATCGTAAGTACTTTTCTTAACACCGATTCCTCTACAGAAGTTTGCGAGCACCGATTTGGGCCAGATAACACGTTGcaattgatatttttcatctttggACCGTACCGTTATTAATTGTTGCCATTCGAACGACGGCTTGTAGTCCCTGTTCATCACACCCAGCGGTGCTTCGTAAAGGCTTAAAGGATGACTAAAGATAGGTAGAATCTGATCCCAATGCTGAACTCTGTTATTTCGGCTTTTTTCGATCAGATCTGTCCTAACGATTTTAAGAACGTGTCCATTGGGGGCATTTATATCTCGTAGCAGGAGTTTCTGTAAGTCCACAAGTGAGGCATTGTACAGCTCCCCACCAAGATCACAATACTCATAAGCAAGTTGTACTCTTTTAAAGGCCTTTTTAGAGCGAGGAAAGGCCTGATGTGTGATTCTTTCTATATTTGACTTGTATTTATAACGGGAGGAACTGCCTTCTCTCCTCAAGGAGACCAAAAATAACGTTTGCCAGTTTACCATTCCTCCTACCCTATGAATCTTGCCTCGCGCTTTACCCTTAGCAGGCTCTTTTGACTCTTTACCAGAACTCTTCACCATCCGTCCATCTTAGCACAACTCTTCATCACCTTCGTAGCAGCAGATTACTTGCCCACCCACACATTCCGGATACAGGAGACCGCTCGGCGGCAAATACTCTCTTTCCctccttctcttcttcattccAGCTCTAGTTGCCCCAACTCTACCTCTAATCGCAACTATCAACACTTTTGCAGTTATTCCACAACTACTCTCGCTCAGGGCAGCGACGTACGCTGGGTGTGTAAGACCAATTGCAGACACTCCCAGGtgagttttctttttttacagattatatatatatagttaCATATGTAGATAGCTGGTTTACTTCTATAGTCCTTTCTGTAAGCGATATCTTTTGTTGGTGCCCCAACTTGCTCGGCACAAAGTGTTGATAAAGCATATCTGAGGTAGAAATGGTACAACTTTCCTGTAATATTCCCACAATTATGCTCAAGCAAAGGTCACGCGACTCTTGccgagaaaaaaaactgtggCGCCGCTGCTTACATATATGACAAATCACATAGATAGATTAATAGGCCTACCTGAGTCAAGGGGTATCATTACACATATAAAGACCAGGATGCTTTGCAATGAGCAGTTTATGATTTAAGTTTGAGTTACTCAAAGAAACAGAGGCATACAGCactcaaacaaaaaatggaaCCGTTGCTCTTTACTAGTGGGAAAGCGGATCCCTCACAAGATGCTTTCATAGATGTAGAAGTTGGTGATATATCCACCAAATATGGTGCTACAAATTCTGGATCATTCAGTTCGATGGACACAATGGAAGCGCAAGCGATAAAGGCAGAAACGACTAGGTTTCTTGAGGTACCGCAAGGTAGACATCTAGGTGTGTTTTCCACGGTTATCTTGTTTGTTTCAAGGATAATGGGATCGGGTATATTTGCGGTTCCCAGCGTGATGTTGTTGAACACAGGTGGTAATAAGTTGATATATTTTGCGATATGGATTTTTAGCGCTATGATTGCGTTTGCCGGATTATACCTTTTCCTAGAGTTTGGTTCATGGATACCGAAATCTGGAGGACGTAAAAACTTCCTCGAGCATAGTTTCAAAAAGCCCAGACTTTTAATCAGTGTGGTGTTTTCATGCTATAGTATTTTGACCGGTTACGCATTAACGGGCTCCATTGTGTTTGGCAAGTACGTTTTAAGCGCGTTTGGAGTTACGGATGACTCGTG from Saccharomyces eubayanus strain FM1318 chromosome VIII, whole genome shotgun sequence includes the following:
- the CBP2 gene encoding Cbp2p — protein: MVKSSGKESKEPAKGKARGKIHRVGGMVNWQTLFLVSLRREGSSSRYKYKSNIERITHQAFPRSKKAFKRVQLAYEYCDLGGELYNASLVDLQKLLLRDINAPNGHVLKIVRTDLIEKSRNNRVQHWDQILPIFSHPLSLYEAPLGVMNRDYKPSFEWQQLITVRSKDEKYQLQRVIWPKSVLANFCRGIGVKKSTYDRLLKQNDGQVPVFVNPANAKPLPLFEITDDTEIGEFDGIGIFPYFVEEHQRFFVTEVDKLKTKLISPLCSPNEKTRIDKANSGRLLEDEKGKPFHSDTKGTAKQVANGNINTLRQLLNGSISQKTLWSKQTTKDRTCPGDVLRATVLSNDFSMSQLKNEFCKNFILYNIFTILQRNKKNIRSVTSGTDISASSFDWKVWDSYIWKQYQETESMGIPMSQAGLINYKAKYDLFLQDLQTYSTLVISEMKWNQFSIFHNDKISLSRFEHIGLILQTILTNSRMIKVFQPNLCKFMQDDLRSTFLESINFVDSISKTVEPSFTNEQSLQSASALWKLTNQLLFFENEIYAENFRVNRPNQSRPLTVSENFKIVILDKLNAIPETFKTLLKFMTQISTYFVEDLTDIELHGHMHCIEKKMLDKSTFMYLYELKYNEAPKTIPPPEEKIVDNIIDLLSNDKEN